CGACGGAGACGATGCCTTATACAATTACAATGGATGGCATGCACCCACCATCGGCACACTGACAGAAATTGCCCCGATAGACAACAACTACCTGATATTCCAAGGCAACCTGGACAATGGCACTTGGGACGACAGCCATTTCGCTTTCGAATACTGGCCGAACGGAGACGATGCCACTCCTTATCTGAACACATTGACCGACTTTGAAGATTTAAGCAACCTGCAGTTCAAATTTGAAGTTAATGTACCCGATGCGTGGAGTGCCTGCGCGATGCAAATCATGCTGACTACCAACAACGAAGTAAGCGGTTCGAACCAAAACAACAGCTTCTTCCAGAACGAAACTTTCCCACGCGCCCTTTGGATTCCGTGGCAATCATCCGGAAGCTACACCACCGATGGCTGGACCACAGTCACCATTCCGTTGTCTGAATTCCGTTTTGGTTCATCGGGAACAGCTATTAACGCACTTTCCGCTACAGATATCACCGGATTGACTATCTTTGTATATGGCGGAGGAGCAACCGGTACGGCATGTACACCGACTATTTGCATTGACAACATCCGCGTTGTGCCCATTTATTAACCTTTTAAATGCAATTATCAATGAAAACAAATAGAATATTAACCCTTTGCCTGGCAGGGTTGCTTCTTACGGGAAGCGGTATATCCTTCACATCCTGCCAAGGTGACGATGTGGATACCAACCAATTCACAGGAGGTATCAGCCTGAATGTATTCGGTCCGTGCCCGGTAGCACGTGGAGGAGAACTACGCTTCATCGGTAGCGGCATGGATCAAGTGACCGCCGTATTCATACCCGGATGCGCAGACATCACTGACATACAGGTCATCAGTGACCGTGAAATCCGTGTCACCGTACCTCAAGAAGCCGAAGAAGGATACGTCATTCTTAGAACACCGAGTGCAGACATACAGACCCAAACAAAAATAACTTATACAGAACCTATTTCGTTAGAGAACTTCAGCCCTACCGCTGTACTTCCGGGAGAGACCATCACCCTTACAGGCGACTACCTGAACCTGATGCAGAAAGTGATTTTCGCCGAGGAAGTGGAAGTAAACTGTGCCGACTTCATCGAACATACCCGCCAACGCATCACACTGACCGTACCCGAAGAAGCCCAAAGCGGACTCATCATCCTTTCGGACACGGCAGAGATTCCGAACCAAATTTATTCGGAAGAAGAACTGACCGTGGTGCTGCCTTCGGTTAACAATGTCAGCCAACTGAACAATGCCAAACCGGGAAATACGGTAGAGATACAAGGACAACACTTGAATCTGGTAAAACAAGTACGGACCAGCAATGGAAGTGAAGCAGAATTTGTAGTAACAAACGATGAAATACTCCGCTTCGACATCCCTGCCGATGCAGCCGATGGCGATGTTGTCATGATTCCGGCATCGGGCGTGGAAGTAACAATCGCTCATTTAGCTATGGCTGTACCAACCGAAGTACAGGCTACTCCTGCTACCGGACTTCGCGCAGGAAACACAATTACATTGACCGGAAAAGACATGGGACTGATTACCCATGTTACTTTCCCCAATGTATCCGAACCCGTAGCTTTGGCTTCGCAAACCGAAGAACAAGCAACCGTCGTTATGCCCGAAATGGCACAAAGCGGCAACTTGATGCTGAACACCGGAAGCGGGAAACAAGTAGCCGTAGCCATCGAAACATTGAAACCTACAGTCAACGGATATACTCCAACAACCGTTTCGGCAGGTGAAAGCGTAACGCTGAGCGGGAACAACCTTGACCTAATCGCCTCTATTACATTTGGCGACGGAGAAGCAGTTGCGGTTACACCCAGCGCGGCACCGGATATAGAAGTGCCTATCACCACTGCGGAAGGCGAAGTAACCGTTACCGTCACCATGGCAAACGGCGAAACCGTCACTTGCCCTGCATTGAACGTAACCAAACCGCAATGCTGCTACATCACTTCATGGCCTGAAGAAGACATCAAGTCGGGCGCACTGCTTGAAGTAAGCATCGAAAACAGTGACAAGCTAACCTCTGTACAACTGAACGGAAACACCGTACAGTACATTGTACGAGACGGAAGCCTTCTGATTTCACTGCCTGCCGACGTATCTGGCGAGGCCACACTGACCCTCGTATCTTCGAATGGAGAAATGCCTTACACCATCAGCATCGCCGACGGAGCAGCCGTAGTCATCTATGCCGGACCTGCCGTGAATGCAGGCAATTGGGAAGGTTATGTACAATTAGGCAGTGAACTCTTCGCTGACGCACATGTCGGCTCTATCATCACCGTCTACATTTCCAACATCGGAGCAGACGCACAAGGAGCTTTCCAGAACAGCAGTTGGAGTTCCATTGACCCCGCATACGATGGATTCGCACTCTCGGGCGATTCGTTTACAATGGTTGTCAACGAAAACATCCTAAGCCAGATCCAGTCGGGCGGACTGATTGTAAAAGGAAAGAACTATACCATCGAATCAGTTACCATACTTAACTAATGACGATTATGAAAAAACTACATATATTATATACTTTCGCTGCGGCTGTCTTTTTATTAGCCGCTTGCGACACCGACGTAGAACACGACATCGCCCAAGTAGATGCTCCTATATTCGTTTCGGCAACCCCCGAAACAGGAAGCACCGTAAAAACAGGCAATGTCACCGTCACCCTGCAATACGACAAGAACATCTATTTCGCTTCTGAAGATGCCAGCCAAATCAGCATATCTGATAATGGAACGGTAGTAAGTGCCGATGTCATCGGAGTAAGCAATACACTGACCATCGTGGCAAACTGCCCCAACCGTGGAGCTACTTACACGCTTACCATTCCTGCAGGACTGGTAACAGGTCCCAACCAAATGCCAGCACCCGAAGTAAGCTTGACGTTCAGTACAACCGGACTCAATACCACACCGGTAAATTCGCTGACTGCCGAAGCACAACAGGTGTACGACTTCTTGGTAGAAAACTTTGAGACACGTACCCTTTCTGCCACAATGGCTGTAGACGGTGTATCGGGACAGACCGGAAGTTGGAACACCGCCGATGCCGAACAAGTATACCAATGGACCGGACAATATCCGGCTATGAACTGCTTCGACTACCTGCACTTGGCTTCTTCACCTTCCAGCTGGATTGATTACTCGGACATCACACCGGTGAAAGAATGGTGGGACAACGGAGGCATCGTACTCGCCATGTGGCACTGGAACGTTCCAAAGACAGAAGGTGATACTGATACAAACAACTACACCTCAACCCTAAGCGAAACGGCATTCAACATTGACAATGCCTTTACCGAAGGAACGTGGGAATACCGTACCGTACAAGCTGACCTTGAAAAGATGGCAGGTTACCTCAAACTGTTACACGACGCAAACATTCCGGTCATCTGGCGTCCGCTGCACGAAGCTGCAGGAGGATGGTTCTGGTGGGGTAAGAACGCCGACAGTTTCAAGAAGCTCTGGATTCAGATGTTTGATTACTTCAAAGCGCAAGGCTTGAATAACCTGATTTGGGTATGGACCAGCGAAACAGGCGATGCCGACTGGTATCCGGGTGATGCGTATGTAGATATTATCGGGCGCGACCTGTACGGCAACGATGCTGCCGACTGCGCTTCGCAATACCAAACCCTCATCAACGACTTCGGCAACAAGATGATTACGCTGAGCGAATGCGGTTATTCGGAATATACCGACTCTACGGTCGGACTGCTTTCCGAACAATGGAACGCAGGCGCACGCTGGTTATGGTTCATGCCATGGTATGACTCCGACAACAGCACCACCCCACATGCCGACCAAACTTGGTGGGAAGACGCTATGAGCCAAGACTATGTCATCAAACGCGGAGAATTCAAATAAATGTAATATATCGAACACAGAGACACGAAGACACAGAGAGATAAACTAACTTTGCGAACTTCGTATTCTCAAACTAAAAAAACTCTGTGTCTCTGTGCCTCTGTGTTCGATGAAATACCGGAAGACTTATGAAACCAATCCATACAATCCT
The Phocaeicola salanitronis DSM 18170 genome window above contains:
- a CDS encoding glycosyl hydrolase, whose product is MKKLHILYTFAAAVFLLAACDTDVEHDIAQVDAPIFVSATPETGSTVKTGNVTVTLQYDKNIYFASEDASQISISDNGTVVSADVIGVSNTLTIVANCPNRGATYTLTIPAGLVTGPNQMPAPEVSLTFSTTGLNTTPVNSLTAEAQQVYDFLVENFETRTLSATMAVDGVSGQTGSWNTADAEQVYQWTGQYPAMNCFDYLHLASSPSSWIDYSDITPVKEWWDNGGIVLAMWHWNVPKTEGDTDTNNYTSTLSETAFNIDNAFTEGTWEYRTVQADLEKMAGYLKLLHDANIPVIWRPLHEAAGGWFWWGKNADSFKKLWIQMFDYFKAQGLNNLIWVWTSETGDADWYPGDAYVDIIGRDLYGNDAADCASQYQTLINDFGNKMITLSECGYSEYTDSTVGLLSEQWNAGARWLWFMPWYDSDNSTTPHADQTWWEDAMSQDYVIKRGEFK